In Vidua chalybeata isolate OUT-0048 chromosome 5, bVidCha1 merged haplotype, whole genome shotgun sequence, one genomic interval encodes:
- the FGF6 gene encoding fibroblast growth factor 6, whose translation MATAQRLLITMSCDASAHWTLPAFLLLGLLAGIAATHPVVSRTNGTLLERGWQSLLSRSMAGMSGEKADVNWESDYLLGIKRQRRLYCNVGIGFHLQILPDGRISGVHNENQYSLFEISTVERGVVSLLGVKSALFIAMNSKGRLYGTAVFQDECKFKETLLPNNYNAYESNVHRGAYIALSKHGKVKRGNKVSPAMTVTHFLPRI comes from the exons ATGGCCACGGCACAAAGACTTCTCATCACTATGTCCTGCGACGCCAGCGCTCACTGGACGTTGCCTGCGTTCCTTCTCCTGGGTTTGCTAGCCGGGATTGCTGCCACACACCCAGTTGTAAGCAGAACTAATGGCACATTGCTGGAGAGAGGATGGCAATCTCTGCTGTCCAGGTCCATGGCTGGGATGTCAGGGGAGAAGGCAGATGTGAACTGGGAGAGTGACTATTTGCTAGGAATCAAGAGGCAGCGGAGGCTTTACTGCAACGTGGGCATCGGGTTTCACCTTCAAATCCTCCCAGACGGAAGGATAAGCGGAGTTCACAATGAAAACCAATACA GTCTCTTTGAAATATCCACTGTAGAAAGAGGTGTTGTAAGTCTGCTTGGTGTGAAAAGTGCTCTCTTCATTGCAATGAACAGCAAAGGCAGGTTGTATGGAACA GCTGTTTTCCAAGATGAGTGCAAATTCAAGGAAACCTTGCTGCCCAATAACTACAACGCATATGAATCCAATGTTCACCGCGGCGCTTACATAGCCCTGAGCAAACACGGCAAGGTGAAGAGAGGGAACAAGGTTTCTCCTGCCATGACAGTGACCCACTTCTTACCAAGAATATGA